In a genomic window of Aeromonas veronii:
- the lysE gene encoding L-lysine exporter yields MLATTLQGFTIGLAMIIPIGAQNAFVLSRGIHRNHHLLSATLCSFCDLVLIAMGVFGGANVLAASPLGMALLTWGGVLFLGWFGGRSLLSAWRGRGEGFAGSAQQMGAKSVLAITLGVTLLNPHVYLDTLMLLGSLGSQVSESLRPAFAAGAMLASLVWFYSLALGAAALAPWLARSRVQQGIDLLVGIIMLTLAVQLARGS; encoded by the coding sequence ATGCTCGCAACGACACTGCAAGGCTTCACCATTGGCCTGGCCATGATCATCCCCATCGGTGCCCAGAATGCCTTTGTGCTGAGCCGGGGCATCCATCGCAATCACCATCTGCTGAGCGCCACGCTCTGCAGCTTCTGCGATCTTGTCCTGATTGCGATGGGGGTATTTGGCGGGGCCAATGTGCTGGCCGCCAGCCCTCTCGGCATGGCGTTGCTGACCTGGGGCGGCGTGCTGTTTCTCGGCTGGTTCGGTGGGCGCTCTCTGCTCAGCGCCTGGCGCGGTAGGGGGGAGGGGTTTGCCGGTTCTGCCCAGCAGATGGGGGCCAAGAGCGTGCTGGCGATTACGCTGGGGGTCACGCTGCTCAACCCTCACGTCTATCTCGATACCCTGATGCTGCTCGGCTCACTGGGCAGTCAGGTGAGCGAGTCCCTGCGTCCGGCCTTTGCCGCGGGGGCCATGCTGGCCTCGCTGGTGTGGTTCTATTCGCTGGCGCTGGGGGCCGCGGCGCTGGCGCCCTGGTTGGCCCGCAGTCGAGTGCAACAGGGGATCGATCTGCTGGTCGGCATTATCATGCTGACGCTGGCTGTTCAGCTGGCCAGAGGAAGTTGA
- a CDS encoding LuxR family transcriptional regulator has product MNKDQLLEYLEHFTSVTDGNRLAELIGRFTLGMGYDYYRFALILPMSMQRPKVVLFNQCPDSWVQAYTENNMLACDPVIQLARKQTLPIYWNHLDERASFLQEGSMDVMGLAAEFGLRNGISFPLHGAAGENGILSFITSERASSDLLLESSPILSWMSNYIFDAAIRVVRFSMMDSVGKEPLTARETECLFWASEGKTSSEIAGILGITERTVNYHLNQVTRKTGSMNRYQAIAKGVSTGLLLPNLDQVVVTNFPSVLQ; this is encoded by the coding sequence ATGAATAAAGACCAACTGCTTGAGTACCTCGAACATTTCACTTCGGTGACGGATGGCAATCGTCTGGCCGAACTGATTGGTCGTTTTACACTCGGGATGGGCTACGACTACTACCGCTTCGCCCTGATCCTGCCGATGTCGATGCAAAGGCCCAAGGTGGTGCTGTTTAATCAGTGCCCCGACTCTTGGGTGCAGGCCTATACCGAGAACAACATGCTGGCATGCGATCCGGTGATCCAGCTGGCGCGCAAGCAGACGCTGCCCATCTACTGGAATCACCTCGATGAGCGGGCCAGCTTTCTGCAAGAGGGGAGCATGGATGTGATGGGGCTGGCAGCCGAGTTCGGATTGCGCAACGGCATCTCCTTCCCCCTGCACGGCGCAGCCGGGGAGAACGGCATCCTCTCCTTTATCACCTCCGAGCGGGCCTCGAGCGATCTGCTGCTGGAGTCCTCGCCGATCCTCTCCTGGATGTCCAATTACATCTTCGACGCGGCTATCCGGGTGGTGCGTTTCAGCATGATGGACAGTGTGGGTAAAGAGCCCCTGACCGCGCGTGAGACCGAGTGCCTGTTCTGGGCCAGCGAAGGGAAGACCTCCAGCGAGATCGCCGGCATCCTCGGGATCACCGAGCGCACGGTCAATTACCACCTCAATCAGGTCACCCGCAAAACCGGCTCTATGAACCGCTATCAGGCCATTGCCAAAGGGGTCAGCACCGGGCTGTTACTGCCCAATCTGGATCAGGTTGTGGTCACCAACTTCCCCAGCGTGCTGCAGTAG
- a CDS encoding LysR family transcriptional regulator ArgP: protein MKELDYKLLRALDAVLQEQNFDRAARSLHITQSAISQRIKQLEQQFAEPLLIRSQPLQATPLGQKLLAHYRQVHQLELELAGELTPDEPQGPIRISIAVNADSLATWFLPAIAPLLKQHPIELNLLVDNESRTLDKVREGQAFGAVGLQPQPLAGCCVDELGEMNYLLTASPAFVARHFPHGLTREALAKTPAVAFDQRDDMHISFMRRHFGLEPGGYPCHTVHSSEAFVAMAEQGLAYCLIPELQIRSQLQAGTLVNLSPDHILMERLYWHRWVLEKGVHKQLSLRLIDHARSQLKPR from the coding sequence ATGAAAGAGCTGGATTACAAACTGCTGCGGGCACTGGATGCGGTGCTGCAGGAGCAGAACTTCGATCGGGCAGCCAGGTCACTGCATATCACCCAGTCAGCCATCTCTCAGCGGATCAAGCAGTTGGAACAGCAATTTGCCGAGCCGCTGCTCATTCGCAGCCAGCCGCTGCAGGCCACGCCACTCGGCCAGAAACTACTGGCCCACTATCGTCAGGTGCACCAGCTCGAGCTCGAACTGGCGGGGGAGCTGACCCCCGACGAGCCGCAGGGGCCAATCCGGATCAGCATCGCCGTCAACGCCGACAGCCTGGCCACCTGGTTTCTGCCCGCCATCGCCCCCTTGTTGAAACAGCACCCCATCGAACTCAACCTGCTGGTCGATAACGAGAGCCGCACCCTCGACAAGGTGCGCGAGGGTCAGGCCTTTGGCGCCGTCGGCCTGCAGCCCCAGCCGCTGGCAGGTTGCTGTGTCGACGAGCTCGGTGAGATGAACTACCTGCTCACCGCCAGCCCCGCCTTCGTGGCACGCCACTTTCCCCACGGTCTGACCCGGGAGGCGCTGGCCAAGACACCGGCGGTGGCGTTCGATCAGCGCGATGATATGCATATCAGCTTCATGCGCCGTCACTTCGGGCTGGAGCCGGGCGGTTATCCCTGTCATACCGTTCACTCATCGGAGGCCTTCGTCGCCATGGCCGAGCAGGGGCTGGCCTACTGTCTGATCCCCGAATTGCAGATTAGATCGCAGCTGCAAGCCGGCACACTGGTCAACCTCAGCCCCGACCACATCTTGATGGAACGACTCTACTGGCACCGCTGGGTACTGGAAAAAGGGGTGCACAAACAGCTCTCCCTGCGACTCATTGACCACGCCAGATCCCAGTTGAAACCACGCTGA
- a CDS encoding exoribonuclease II, translating to MFQDNPLLAQLKQQIRENIPKKEGVIRASDRGFGFLEVDEKTSYFVPPPYMKKVMHGDRVTALIRTEKEKEVAEPDTLLEQSVTRFVARVKMFRDRLNVVADHPLIKDAIKARVKKGLDEKEFKEGDWVVATLKRHALVDGNFSAEIIQKIAAQEDHNVPWWVVLARHNLAQIEPADLPEWKVIEEEELPRTDLTDIPFFTIDGAKTKDMDDALAIRKLDNGWELLVAIADPTAYVAEGSELDKEAAQRAFTVYMPGRNVPMIPRTLSDELCSLKEGEERNTLCARLHIAEDGLLLEETEFFAARICSHARLSYDDVSDWAEHGKALAIDAGVLAQLPLMKAMTEARIAWRTEHALVFPDRPDYDFELGENGEVLAIHVEPRRIANRMVEESMIAANICAGRVLGKSVGYGIFNVHTGFDEESLDGAIDLLKSAEAPFEKEEIASLSGFCALRRWIDNLDTRWLDGKIRRFQSYALMSSEPGAHYGLGLDAYATWTSPIRKYGDMVNHRLLKAVIAGKTPGERPSQELTEHLTECRRLHRRVERDIGDWLYVRYLKDAAGTDQLFNAEIIDVMRAGLKLRLQENGAVVFMPARHILDNKDRLECNWDNGRVYLDKTEVVYELGQIIEVKLSEAVEETRSLIAKPAVALVPGPAPEAPVAESAPADSSETPAEAAPKAE from the coding sequence ATGTTCCAAGACAATCCGCTGCTGGCCCAGCTCAAGCAACAAATCCGCGAAAACATCCCGAAGAAAGAGGGTGTGATCCGCGCCTCGGACCGGGGCTTCGGCTTTCTGGAAGTCGATGAGAAGACCAGCTATTTCGTGCCGCCTCCCTACATGAAGAAGGTGATGCACGGTGACCGGGTGACCGCCCTGATCCGCACCGAAAAAGAGAAGGAAGTGGCCGAGCCGGATACCCTGCTGGAGCAGTCCGTTACCCGCTTCGTGGCCCGGGTCAAGATGTTCCGTGACCGCCTCAACGTGGTCGCCGATCACCCGCTGATCAAGGATGCCATCAAGGCCCGCGTCAAGAAGGGTCTGGATGAGAAAGAGTTCAAGGAAGGGGACTGGGTGGTAGCCACCCTCAAGCGCCATGCGCTGGTTGACGGCAACTTCTCTGCCGAGATCATCCAGAAGATCGCGGCACAGGAAGATCACAATGTGCCCTGGTGGGTGGTGCTGGCACGCCACAATCTGGCCCAGATCGAGCCGGCTGACTTGCCGGAGTGGAAGGTCATCGAGGAAGAGGAGCTGCCCCGCACCGATCTGACCGATATCCCCTTCTTCACCATCGACGGTGCCAAGACCAAGGACATGGATGATGCCCTGGCTATCCGCAAGCTGGACAACGGCTGGGAGCTGCTGGTCGCCATCGCCGACCCGACCGCCTATGTGGCCGAAGGCAGCGAGCTGGACAAAGAGGCCGCCCAGCGCGCCTTTACCGTCTACATGCCGGGCCGCAACGTGCCGATGATCCCGCGTACCCTCTCTGACGAGCTCTGCTCCCTGAAAGAGGGCGAGGAGCGCAACACCCTGTGCGCCCGTCTGCACATCGCCGAAGATGGCCTGCTGCTGGAGGAGACCGAGTTCTTCGCCGCCCGCATCTGCTCCCACGCCCGCCTCAGCTATGACGATGTCTCTGACTGGGCCGAACACGGCAAAGCGCTGGCCATCGACGCTGGCGTGCTGGCCCAGCTGCCGCTGATGAAGGCGATGACCGAGGCGCGCATCGCGTGGCGCACCGAGCACGCACTGGTGTTCCCGGATCGTCCCGACTACGACTTCGAGCTGGGCGAGAATGGCGAAGTGCTGGCCATCCACGTCGAGCCACGCCGCATCGCCAACCGCATGGTGGAAGAGTCGATGATCGCCGCCAACATCTGCGCCGGTCGCGTACTAGGCAAGAGCGTCGGTTACGGCATCTTCAACGTTCACACCGGCTTTGACGAAGAGTCCCTCGACGGCGCCATCGACCTGCTGAAAAGCGCCGAGGCCCCGTTCGAGAAGGAAGAGATCGCCAGCCTCTCCGGCTTCTGTGCCCTGCGCCGCTGGATCGACAACCTCGACACCCGCTGGCTGGATGGCAAGATCCGCCGCTTCCAGAGCTATGCGCTGATGTCTTCCGAACCGGGCGCCCACTACGGCCTGGGTCTGGATGCCTACGCCACCTGGACCTCCCCTATTCGCAAATACGGCGATATGGTCAACCATCGCCTGCTGAAAGCCGTTATCGCCGGCAAGACCCCGGGTGAGCGCCCGAGTCAGGAGCTCACCGAGCATCTGACCGAATGCCGTCGTCTGCACCGAAGAGTGGAGCGTGACATCGGCGACTGGCTCTATGTCCGTTACCTGAAAGACGCAGCAGGCACCGATCAGCTGTTCAACGCCGAGATCATCGACGTGATGCGTGCCGGTCTCAAGCTGCGTCTGCAGGAGAACGGCGCAGTAGTCTTCATGCCTGCCCGCCATATCCTCGACAACAAGGATCGGCTGGAGTGCAACTGGGACAACGGCCGCGTCTATCTGGACAAGACCGAAGTGGTCTATGAGCTGGGCCAGATCATCGAGGTCAAGCTGAGCGAAGCGGTGGAAGAGACCCGCTCCCTCATCGCCAAGCCGGCGGTCGCGCTGGTGCCTGGCCCGGCACCGGAAGCGCCGGTGGCCGAGAGTGCGCCAGCCGATAGCAGTGAAACGCCTGCAGAGGCCGCCCCCAAGGCAGAATAA
- a CDS encoding beta-phosphoglucomutase family hydrolase, whose protein sequence is MTLSGFQGLVFDLDGTLVDSMPLHLAAWEHTAHEFGFRFDADWFYELGGMPSRKIALLVAQEQQIPLDPLEVTRCKTAHYVANLHKATVFPAMQALVDRYHGVIPMGIGTGSPRVNAEAVLRNTGLDRYFSVVVTADDVELHKPNPDTFLLVASKLGVEPSGCLVFEDTGIGVQAGKAAGMQTCMVKEGKPVGIAE, encoded by the coding sequence ATGACCCTTTCCGGATTCCAAGGCCTGGTCTTTGACCTTGATGGCACCCTGGTCGACTCCATGCCGCTGCACCTCGCGGCCTGGGAGCACACCGCCCACGAGTTTGGCTTTCGCTTCGATGCCGACTGGTTCTATGAACTGGGTGGCATGCCGAGCCGCAAGATTGCCCTGCTGGTCGCACAGGAGCAGCAGATCCCCCTCGACCCGCTCGAGGTGACCCGCTGCAAGACCGCCCACTATGTGGCTAACCTGCACAAGGCGACCGTATTTCCCGCCATGCAGGCGCTGGTCGATCGCTATCACGGCGTCATCCCGATGGGGATCGGCACTGGCTCGCCCCGCGTCAACGCCGAGGCAGTGCTGCGCAATACCGGGCTGGATCGCTACTTCTCCGTGGTGGTCACCGCCGATGATGTGGAGCTGCACAAGCCCAATCCGGATACCTTCCTGCTGGTCGCCAGCAAGCTGGGGGTCGAGCCGTCAGGCTGTCTGGTGTTTGAAGATACCGGTATCGGGGTACAGGCCGGAAAAGCGGCAGGTATGCAGACCTGTATGGTCAAAGAGGGGAAACCGGTCGGCATAGCGGAGTAA
- the hfq gene encoding RNA chaperone Hfq, with protein MTTESPSYSTIEQAFSLGNGQDSALNWLRKNRSQVAIFLVSGIKLEGTISGFDQYSVLLTDAHGNQQLVYKAKISTIAMHTGRPQVNIQRARKPRVSMAPRPHGAPGRYDDNQGGGNNE; from the coding sequence ATGACAACTGAATCCCCAAGCTACTCCACCATCGAGCAAGCCTTCTCCCTCGGGAACGGGCAAGATTCTGCCCTCAACTGGTTGCGCAAGAACCGCAGTCAGGTCGCTATTTTTCTGGTGAGCGGCATCAAGCTGGAAGGCACCATCAGCGGGTTCGACCAGTACAGCGTGCTGCTGACTGATGCCCATGGTAACCAGCAACTGGTCTACAAGGCCAAAATCTCCACCATCGCCATGCACACCGGCCGTCCGCAGGTGAACATCCAGCGCGCTCGCAAGCCGCGTGTCTCCATGGCGCCACGCCCCCACGGTGCGCCGGGTCGTTATGACGACAATCAGGGCGGCGGCAACAACGAGTAA
- a CDS encoding paraquat-inducible protein A, with translation MHPASHQHHTTYVHDATACEECDLLIPATPLEVGQASCCPRCGHTLSRHLPQQELRPIAYGFAALIMFVLANAFTFMSFSAKGVGQEMTFLQSITTLVDEGYLFLGAVLSLTLIGLPLVYMGSIMLVLWRVDKDLHSNALRSLGRLLCRIKPWLMVDVFLVGVLISLVKLMGMADIKMGLSFWAFVGYTVLLIKMISSLDQMWLWQRLFGPTAPREIDPDAGALESGLVGCHICGALSEVGSHSCSRCGGHLHARKPGGLNRTWALLFTSAILYVPANLYPIMDTVFLGDDSPSTILGGVVLLWAMGSYPIAAVIFFASVVVPLVKILALFWLCYMVQRGNVTSPLGKLKLYRMTEFVGRWSMIDVFVVAILAGLIRLDNLMTIYPGPAAVAFAGVVLITMVAAMSFDSRLIWDLQQGERERE, from the coding sequence TTGCATCCGGCTTCACACCAACACCACACCACCTATGTCCATGATGCCACTGCCTGCGAAGAGTGTGATCTGCTGATCCCGGCCACACCACTCGAGGTAGGGCAGGCCAGCTGCTGTCCCCGTTGCGGACACACCTTGAGTCGCCACCTGCCACAGCAGGAGTTGCGCCCGATCGCCTATGGTTTCGCGGCGCTCATTATGTTCGTGCTCGCCAATGCCTTCACCTTTATGTCCTTCTCGGCCAAAGGGGTGGGTCAGGAGATGACCTTTCTGCAGAGCATCACCACCCTGGTGGATGAGGGCTATCTGTTTCTCGGCGCGGTGCTGAGCCTGACCCTGATCGGTCTGCCGCTGGTCTACATGGGCTCCATCATGCTGGTGCTGTGGCGAGTCGATAAAGATCTGCACAGCAATGCCCTGCGCTCCCTAGGGCGCCTGCTCTGCCGGATCAAGCCCTGGCTGATGGTGGATGTCTTTCTGGTGGGGGTACTCATCTCGCTGGTCAAACTGATGGGGATGGCCGACATCAAGATGGGGTTGTCGTTCTGGGCTTTCGTCGGTTACACGGTGCTGCTCATCAAGATGATCTCCTCGCTGGATCAGATGTGGCTGTGGCAGCGGCTGTTCGGCCCCACCGCACCGCGCGAGATCGATCCGGATGCGGGCGCACTGGAATCCGGTCTGGTGGGCTGCCACATCTGTGGCGCCCTGAGCGAGGTGGGCAGCCACAGCTGCTCCCGCTGCGGCGGTCACCTGCATGCCCGCAAACCGGGCGGCCTGAACCGCACCTGGGCGCTGCTGTTTACTTCCGCCATTCTCTATGTGCCCGCCAACCTCTATCCCATCATGGATACGGTGTTTCTCGGCGATGACAGCCCCTCCACCATCCTCGGCGGCGTGGTGCTGCTCTGGGCCATGGGCTCCTACCCCATAGCTGCGGTGATCTTTTTCGCCAGCGTGGTGGTGCCGCTGGTGAAAATACTGGCGCTATTCTGGCTTTGCTATATGGTGCAGCGCGGCAATGTCACCTCCCCCCTCGGCAAGCTCAAACTCTATCGCATGACTGAATTTGTCGGACGCTGGTCGATGATCGACGTCTTCGTGGTGGCCATTCTGGCGGGCCTGATCCGGCTCGATAATCTGATGACCATCTACCCTGGCCCTGCGGCCGTCGCATTTGCAGGTGTGGTGCTGATCACCATGGTCGCCGCCATGAGTTTCGACTCCCGCCTGATCTGGGATTTACAACAAGGAGAACGCGAACGTGAGTGA
- the pqiB gene encoding intermembrane transport protein PqiB yields MSERKKRWKPGSDFLSSAAAIWMVPLLALCIGIWMLFQHWYSQGPSFTLTVATAEGIVAGKTVIRSREVDVGRIEAVELSDDYSHAVLKGRLTNAASGMLRGDSQFWVVKPRVGREGVSGLNTLLSGAYIELAPGKKGKARDQYAMLDKPPLASLDAKGLRLTLHSRDTRALGEGSPINYHGFTIGQVEEAKFLPEKSEMQYQIFINAPYDILVSSNSRFWMTPGFEVSMSSEGMKMKMDSLESLLDGGITMGLPPGWAPGDPVKQMEGFTLFQDEASVLAGSLDQFIDYVFLFEDNVGGLHPGAAVEYRGIRVGTVISAPYLIDEKGGQMFQNRQIPVLARIEVQRLSHRYANAEKEQWRTLFGKQFKEGLRASLKTSSLLTGGKIIDLNFYPTAPRFDQVKLAGYQVFPTVQGGLDQIERKVNLILDKFVDMDMATTLTKVNGSLTTLDGTLKNISAVSANLNKLTAKDATQQLPTSLNESLKQLQETLQTYDAQSQTNQDLRQSVQTLNQLMRELQPLVHSLNEQPSSLIFDRAHPSDPEPKRGKQ; encoded by the coding sequence GTGAGTGAGCGTAAAAAAAGGTGGAAACCGGGCTCTGACTTTCTGAGCTCTGCCGCCGCAATCTGGATGGTGCCCCTGCTGGCGCTGTGCATCGGCATCTGGATGCTGTTCCAGCACTGGTACTCCCAAGGCCCGAGCTTCACCCTGACGGTCGCCACTGCCGAAGGCATCGTCGCCGGCAAGACGGTGATCCGCTCCCGCGAGGTGGACGTCGGCCGCATCGAGGCCGTTGAGCTGAGTGATGACTATAGCCATGCCGTGCTGAAAGGACGGCTGACCAATGCCGCCTCCGGCATGCTGCGCGGTGACAGCCAGTTCTGGGTGGTCAAACCCCGGGTCGGCCGGGAAGGGGTATCGGGCCTGAACACTCTGCTCTCCGGCGCCTATATCGAGCTCGCCCCCGGCAAGAAAGGGAAAGCAAGGGACCAGTATGCCATGCTCGACAAACCGCCGCTCGCCTCGCTGGATGCCAAGGGGCTGCGCCTCACCCTCCACAGTCGCGACACCCGCGCGCTGGGGGAAGGCTCCCCCATCAACTATCATGGCTTCACCATCGGTCAGGTAGAAGAGGCGAAGTTCCTGCCGGAAAAGAGCGAGATGCAGTATCAAATCTTCATCAACGCCCCCTACGACATTCTGGTGAGCAGCAACTCCCGCTTCTGGATGACGCCAGGCTTCGAGGTCTCCATGAGCAGCGAAGGGATGAAAATGAAGATGGACTCCCTGGAGAGCCTGCTCGATGGCGGCATCACCATGGGGCTACCACCCGGCTGGGCGCCTGGCGACCCGGTCAAACAGATGGAAGGATTCACCCTGTTCCAGGATGAGGCGAGCGTGCTGGCCGGTAGTCTGGATCAGTTCATCGACTACGTTTTCCTGTTCGAAGATAACGTGGGTGGCCTGCACCCGGGCGCCGCCGTCGAATACCGCGGGATCCGGGTCGGAACTGTCATCTCTGCCCCCTATCTCATCGACGAGAAAGGGGGACAGATGTTCCAGAACCGCCAGATCCCGGTGTTGGCCCGCATCGAAGTGCAGCGCCTCTCCCACCGCTACGCCAATGCAGAGAAAGAGCAGTGGCGTACCCTGTTTGGCAAACAGTTCAAGGAGGGGCTGCGCGCCAGCCTCAAGACCTCGAGCCTGCTGACCGGTGGCAAGATCATCGATCTCAACTTCTACCCCACGGCTCCCCGCTTTGATCAGGTCAAGCTGGCTGGTTATCAGGTCTTCCCCACCGTACAGGGCGGGCTGGATCAGATCGAGCGCAAGGTGAACCTCATCCTCGACAAGTTTGTCGACATGGACATGGCGACCACCCTGACCAAGGTCAATGGGTCACTCACTACCCTGGATGGCACCTTGAAGAACATCAGTGCAGTCAGCGCCAACCTGAACAAGCTCACCGCCAAGGATGCCACCCAGCAGCTGCCGACCTCTCTCAACGAGAGCCTCAAGCAGTTGCAGGAGACCTTGCAGACCTATGATGCCCAGTCGCAGACCAATCAGGACCTGCGTCAGTCGGTGCAGACCCTCAATCAGTTGATGCGCGAACTGCAACCGCTGGTGCACTCCCTCAACGAGCAGCCCAGCTCGCTGATCTTCGATCGCGCGCATCCATCGGACCCTGAGCCCAAGCGAGGCAAACAATGA
- a CDS encoding ABC-type transport auxiliary lipoprotein family protein produces the protein MKKEILTLALLGLLAGCSSQPSLHYYSLDADNQQPVTALAQPQHQLVLSPVALASQLDRISLVYQLEGQELHFTEYHRWAGALDDQLNQLTLNGLSTRLPGWVVRQDGARKGPVLTILVERFQGRHDGSAVLSGRWRLLAEDGTVLRDAPFRQERVLPADGYNALVNELGQGWQQLLDQIAAEVRKQG, from the coding sequence ATGAAAAAAGAGATCCTGACGCTGGCCTTGCTGGGCCTACTGGCGGGTTGCAGCAGCCAGCCAAGCCTGCACTACTACTCGCTCGATGCCGACAACCAGCAACCCGTGACGGCCCTGGCCCAACCGCAGCACCAGCTGGTGCTGAGCCCGGTGGCGCTGGCCAGCCAGCTCGACCGGATCAGTCTGGTCTATCAACTGGAAGGGCAAGAGCTGCACTTCACCGAGTATCATCGCTGGGCCGGTGCGCTGGACGACCAGCTCAACCAGCTCACCCTCAATGGCCTATCCACCCGCCTGCCGGGCTGGGTGGTACGACAAGATGGCGCCCGCAAGGGGCCGGTGCTGACCATTCTGGTGGAGCGCTTTCAGGGCCGCCATGACGGCAGCGCCGTGCTGAGCGGTCGCTGGCGTCTGCTGGCGGAAGATGGCACCGTGTTGCGCGATGCCCCCTTCCGTCAGGAGCGGGTCCTGCCGGCCGATGGCTACAACGCGCTGGTGAACGAACTGGGTCAGGGCTGGCAACAGCTGCTCGACCAGATCGCCGCCGAGGTGCGCAAGCAGGGCTGA
- the rlmD gene encoding 23S rRNA (uracil(1939)-C(5))-methyltransferase RlmD codes for MPLVGHQHQIEILELTDKGDGKGRLFDRPLFVEGLLPGEQALVELTEVKPNYLHGKVTELLQPSADRVADFCPNTECGGCQVRPLAYPAQLKLKQALVQSALEQVGLGDTPVKDILGMESPFAYRNKAQYAVRGCDAGAEIGFYRKHSHDLITADDCAVQDPLHIELNARVRNWMREHDIAAYDEVNHSGCVRNLMTRKGFKSGELMVVLVTLGEELPFEAELLASLSDLPVTTLVQNINEERTNRILGATNRVLLGEGVIRDKIHELEFEISPLSFFQNNPTQTDVLYSSALEYAELTDNETVFDIYCGIGTISLFLAGKAAKVVGIESVESAISDARRNAALNGIEHTEFHVGKAEQLMPELHAQGVTADVVVMDPPRKGCDKAVLQTLVAMAPRRLVYVSCNPQTLARDLAWLVKQGFVLDEVQPVDMFPHSMHVEAVARLSLPAKA; via the coding sequence ATGCCGTTAGTGGGACATCAACACCAGATCGAGATCCTGGAACTGACCGACAAAGGAGATGGCAAAGGACGCCTGTTCGATCGCCCCCTGTTTGTCGAAGGTCTGCTGCCCGGTGAGCAGGCGCTGGTGGAGCTGACCGAGGTCAAGCCGAACTATCTGCACGGCAAGGTCACCGAGCTGCTCCAACCTTCTGCAGATCGGGTTGCCGATTTCTGCCCCAACACCGAGTGCGGTGGCTGTCAGGTGCGCCCGCTGGCCTATCCGGCCCAGCTCAAGCTCAAGCAGGCACTGGTGCAGAGTGCCCTGGAGCAGGTCGGGCTGGGTGATACTCCGGTCAAGGATATCCTTGGCATGGAGAGCCCGTTCGCCTATCGCAACAAGGCGCAATATGCGGTGCGTGGCTGCGATGCCGGTGCCGAGATCGGTTTTTATCGCAAGCACTCCCACGATCTCATCACCGCCGATGACTGCGCGGTGCAGGATCCGTTGCACATCGAGCTGAACGCCCGGGTGCGCAACTGGATGCGCGAGCACGACATCGCCGCCTATGACGAAGTAAACCACAGCGGCTGCGTGCGCAACCTGATGACCCGCAAGGGCTTCAAGAGCGGTGAGCTGATGGTGGTGCTGGTGACCCTGGGCGAGGAGCTGCCGTTTGAAGCCGAGCTGCTGGCGAGCTTAAGCGATCTGCCGGTTACCACCCTGGTGCAGAACATCAACGAGGAACGCACCAACCGTATCCTGGGGGCCACCAACCGGGTGCTGCTGGGCGAAGGGGTGATCCGCGACAAGATCCACGAGCTCGAGTTCGAGATCTCGCCGCTCTCCTTCTTCCAGAACAACCCGACCCAGACCGATGTGCTCTACTCCAGCGCCCTCGAGTATGCCGAGCTGACCGACAACGAAACGGTGTTCGACATCTATTGCGGTATCGGCACCATCTCCCTGTTCCTGGCAGGCAAGGCCGCCAAGGTCGTCGGGATCGAGTCGGTGGAGAGCGCCATCAGCGATGCCCGTCGCAACGCCGCCCTCAACGGCATCGAGCACACCGAATTCCACGTCGGCAAGGCCGAGCAGCTGATGCCCGAACTGCACGCGCAGGGCGTGACCGCCGATGTGGTGGTGATGGATCCGCCGCGCAAGGGTTGTGACAAGGCGGTGCTGCAGACCCTGGTCGCCATGGCGCCGCGTCGTCTGGTCTATGTCTCCTGCAACCCGCAGACCCTGGCCCGCGACCTTGCCTGGCTGGTCAAGCAGGGCTTCGTGCTGGACGAAGTGCAACCGGTCGATATGTTCCCGCACTCCATGCATGTGGAAGCGGTAGCCCGCTTGAGCCTGCCCGCCAAGGCATAA